The Lentzea guizhouensis genome contains a region encoding:
- a CDS encoding MASE1 domain-containing protein: protein MNAAFRTVATIAAVALAYFATAQVGLVLALVEGQVTPLWLPTGISVAALFLFGGRIAPGIAVGALAANIALNGLGPAVLVTIGNTTAPLLAWYLLTRFGFRTELDRLKDALLLVFVGAFGAMAVSALVGALSLRLFGIIPWHDVLPVFSVWWTGDAMGVLVFTPLLLTFPRTWHAPPARVLEAAAIFASAAVLSLFVTTSELRFLFLVFPMLIWAALRFQHTVAAPCAVIISVAAVLSAASGTFAQTDLLTTMIVLQAFNGSVALTGLILSAITSERNEARRAIERACVQLAETVARYQEEGVRKRLGRVVPPA from the coding sequence GTGAACGCCGCATTCCGCACCGTGGCAACGATCGCCGCGGTGGCGCTCGCCTACTTCGCAACCGCACAGGTGGGCTTGGTCCTGGCTCTCGTCGAGGGCCAGGTGACCCCGCTGTGGCTGCCGACCGGCATCTCGGTCGCCGCGCTGTTCCTCTTCGGCGGCCGCATCGCGCCCGGCATCGCGGTCGGTGCCCTGGCCGCGAACATCGCACTCAACGGCCTCGGCCCCGCCGTGCTGGTCACCATCGGCAACACCACCGCGCCGCTGCTCGCCTGGTACCTGCTCACCCGGTTCGGCTTCCGCACGGAACTCGACCGCCTCAAGGACGCACTGCTGCTGGTGTTCGTCGGCGCGTTCGGCGCGATGGCGGTCAGCGCGCTCGTCGGTGCCCTGTCGCTGCGGCTCTTCGGCATCATCCCCTGGCACGACGTCCTGCCCGTGTTCTCGGTGTGGTGGACCGGCGACGCGATGGGCGTGCTCGTGTTCACCCCGCTGCTGCTGACGTTCCCGCGCACCTGGCACGCGCCACCGGCGCGGGTGCTCGAGGCGGCCGCGATCTTCGCCTCCGCCGCGGTCCTGTCGCTGTTCGTGACGACCTCGGAGCTGCGGTTCCTGTTCCTGGTGTTCCCCATGCTGATCTGGGCCGCGCTGCGCTTCCAGCACACGGTGGCGGCACCGTGCGCGGTGATCATCTCGGTGGCGGCGGTGCTGTCGGCCGCGTCCGGCACGTTCGCGCAGACCGACCTGCTGACGACGATGATCGTGCTGCAGGCGTTCAACGGGTCGGTGGCGCTGACCGGGTTGATCCTCAGCGCGATCACGAGCGAGCGCAACGAGGCCAGGCGGGCGATCGAGCGCGCGTGCGTGCAGCTGGCGGAAACCGTTGCGCGCTACCAGGAGGAGGGCGTGCGCAAGCGGCTCGGCCGGGTCGTGCCACCCGCCTGA
- a CDS encoding molybdopterin oxidoreductase family protein, translating to MSTVFTTCPLCEATCGLELTVEGDRVTKVRGDRDDEFSKGFICPKGASLGTLDADPDRLRTPLVKRAGEFVETTWAEAFAYIDERLKDFPDRDAVAMYLGNPVVHSLAGGLYAGPLRKALGSRNVFTASTVDQMPKHVQCGHMYGSIFSIPVPDIDRTDFMLVLGADPFSSNGSLWTVPDAPGRFRELQRRGGSFVVVDPRRSRTAAAADQHVVIRPGTDVFLLLALIHELFAQDLVDLKELADHVTDHTPVRALVADFGPDAVAERTGVAAEVIRALARRLATADRAAVYGRIGTTTVEFGTIASWAVDTLNVLTGNLDRPGGVMWPLPAHSRRGSGRGKGFGIGSWHSRVKGHPEVMGEFPAVTLVDEIETPGDGQVRALFTIGGNPALSLPNSARVNDALASLEFMVSVDPYLNETTRHADVILPTPPPSRRAHYDLAFFNNSVRNVVKYSRAPIPLEQDRVDETDIFFRLATIFGGMGPAADLDAIAAFQLAELKTKLGADFEPEGETREERLLDLKLRTGAYGVSLRQLLDNPHGIDLGPLTSRLPEILRTASGKVELTPQAVVDDLPRVLESLRTPETEMVLVGRRHLRTNNSWMHNVPALVKGRPLCTLLVNTGDARRIGLTDGATARVTSRVGKVEVLVEVTDDIAPGVVSMPHGWGHDLPGTRMTVAREHAGVNVNLLTDDLRIDPLSGTAVLNGTRVQVVPA from the coding sequence ATGAGCACCGTGTTCACGACCTGCCCGCTGTGCGAGGCGACGTGCGGGCTGGAGCTGACGGTCGAGGGCGACCGCGTCACGAAGGTGCGCGGCGACCGCGACGACGAGTTCAGCAAGGGGTTCATCTGCCCCAAGGGCGCCTCGCTCGGCACGCTCGACGCCGATCCCGACCGCCTGCGCACGCCGCTGGTCAAGCGTGCCGGCGAGTTCGTCGAGACCACCTGGGCGGAGGCGTTCGCGTACATCGACGAGCGGCTCAAGGACTTCCCCGACCGCGACGCCGTCGCGATGTACCTCGGCAACCCGGTGGTGCACTCCCTCGCTGGCGGCCTTTACGCCGGACCGCTGCGCAAAGCGCTCGGCAGCCGCAACGTCTTCACCGCCAGCACGGTCGACCAGATGCCCAAACACGTCCAGTGCGGACACATGTACGGCAGCATCTTCTCGATCCCGGTGCCCGACATCGACCGCACCGACTTCATGCTGGTCCTCGGCGCGGACCCGTTCTCGTCCAACGGCAGCCTGTGGACGGTCCCGGACGCGCCGGGCCGGTTCCGCGAGCTGCAGCGGCGCGGCGGGTCGTTCGTCGTCGTCGACCCGCGCCGCAGCCGCACCGCCGCGGCCGCCGACCAGCACGTCGTCATCCGGCCGGGCACCGACGTGTTCCTGCTGCTGGCGTTGATCCACGAGCTGTTCGCCCAGGACCTGGTCGACCTGAAGGAACTCGCGGACCACGTCACCGACCACACGCCGGTCCGCGCGCTCGTCGCCGACTTCGGCCCGGACGCGGTGGCAGAACGGACCGGCGTGGCCGCCGAGGTGATCCGCGCGCTGGCCCGCCGGCTCGCCACCGCCGACCGGGCAGCCGTCTACGGCCGCATCGGCACCACGACCGTCGAGTTCGGCACGATCGCGTCCTGGGCGGTCGACACGCTCAACGTCCTCACCGGCAACCTCGACCGGCCCGGTGGCGTGATGTGGCCGCTGCCCGCCCACAGCCGCCGAGGTTCCGGGCGGGGCAAGGGGTTCGGCATCGGCAGCTGGCACAGCCGGGTCAAGGGCCACCCCGAGGTGATGGGGGAGTTCCCGGCCGTCACACTGGTCGACGAGATCGAGACGCCCGGCGACGGCCAAGTGCGCGCGCTGTTCACGATCGGCGGCAACCCGGCGTTGTCGTTGCCGAACTCCGCACGCGTGAACGACGCCCTCGCGTCGTTGGAGTTCATGGTCAGCGTCGACCCGTACCTCAACGAGACGACCAGGCACGCCGACGTCATCCTGCCCACGCCGCCGCCGTCCCGCCGTGCGCACTACGACCTCGCGTTCTTCAACAACTCCGTGCGCAACGTCGTGAAGTACTCGCGCGCACCGATCCCGTTGGAGCAGGACCGGGTCGACGAGACGGACATCTTCTTCCGGCTCGCCACCATCTTCGGCGGCATGGGCCCGGCCGCCGACCTCGACGCCATCGCCGCGTTCCAGCTGGCGGAGCTGAAGACCAAGCTCGGGGCCGACTTCGAACCCGAGGGTGAGACCCGCGAGGAACGCCTGCTGGACCTCAAGCTCCGCACCGGCGCGTACGGGGTCTCGTTGCGGCAGCTGCTGGACAACCCGCACGGCATCGACCTCGGCCCGCTCACCTCACGCCTGCCGGAGATCCTGCGCACCGCGTCCGGCAAGGTCGAGCTCACGCCACAGGCCGTTGTGGACGACCTGCCGCGCGTGCTGGAGTCGTTGCGCACACCCGAGACCGAGATGGTCCTCGTCGGCCGCCGCCACCTGCGCACCAACAACTCCTGGATGCACAACGTGCCCGCGCTGGTGAAGGGCAGGCCGTTGTGCACGCTGCTCGTCAACACCGGTGACGCCCGGCGGATCGGCCTGACCGACGGCGCCACCGCCCGGGTGACCTCGCGGGTAGGCAAGGTCGAGGTGCTCGTCGAGGTCACCGACGACATCGCGCCGGGTGTCGTGTCGATGCCGCACGGCTGGGGCCACGACCTGCCCGGCACGCGGATGACCGTGGCCCGTGAGCACGCCGGGGTGAACGTCAACCTGCTCACCGACGACCTCCGGATCGACCCGCTCTCCGGGACCGCCGTGCTCAACGGCACCCGCGTCCAGGTCGTGCCCGCCTGA
- a CDS encoding helix-turn-helix transcriptional regulator yields MAARLAAARPRSVTISRLHAAALAEYLIARGDLDEAHALLTTGVGDRLEAAYSCVLVARTIELDLDRGRTEAAKAALARLTEVAPARVSPWSRTTVRRVTGLVLRDADVLRDAVSEAELGGLEFEKARAQLALGEVATDEVPALVQAYTTFQRLGAHGLRRRAGTRLRTLGAKVPRARSKAPGLLTEAEENVARLVQQGMRNRDIAAALHYSPRTIEVYLSRIYAKLHVSSRLELARVLDARQQR; encoded by the coding sequence GTGGCCGCCCGCCTGGCCGCTGCCCGCCCGCGGTCGGTGACCATCTCGCGCCTGCACGCCGCCGCGCTGGCCGAGTACCTGATCGCCCGCGGCGACCTCGACGAGGCCCACGCCCTGCTCACCACCGGCGTCGGCGACCGGCTGGAGGCCGCCTACTCCTGCGTCCTGGTCGCGCGCACGATCGAGCTCGACCTGGACCGGGGCCGCACGGAGGCCGCGAAAGCCGCACTCGCCCGTCTCACCGAGGTCGCACCGGCCCGCGTGTCGCCGTGGTCGCGCACCACCGTCCGGCGCGTCACGGGCCTGGTGCTCCGCGACGCGGACGTGCTGCGGGATGCCGTGTCCGAGGCCGAGCTCGGCGGCCTGGAGTTCGAGAAGGCCCGTGCCCAGCTCGCCCTCGGCGAGGTCGCGACCGACGAGGTCCCGGCGCTCGTCCAGGCGTACACGACGTTCCAGCGGCTCGGCGCCCACGGCCTGCGCCGCCGGGCCGGCACCCGCCTGCGGACCCTCGGTGCCAAGGTGCCGCGCGCCCGGTCGAAGGCACCGGGCCTGCTGACCGAGGCCGAGGAGAACGTGGCCAGGCTGGTGCAGCAGGGCATGCGCAACCGCGACATCGCCGCCGCCCTGCACTACAGCCCGCGCACGATCGAGGTCTACCTGTCCCGGATCTACGCGAAGCTGCACGTGTCGTCCCGGCTGGAGCTCGCCCGCGTGCTGGACGCGAGGCAGCAGCGGTGA
- a CDS encoding zinc-binding dehydrogenase, with protein MSAGVSDEQALVLARAGTTAWHLLRTCAHLRPDESIVVHNAASEIGAIAVQLARSFAAGRVIATESSQARRRKALKLGADIAVESDRDGLANRLVRANEGGQVDVVLDPGGMLTASSDALAPFGRIVCFGTDQDESIKLTGLLSGSRAVIGFRFEHTLQRPDMIARAVSELFGLTSAGRLRPVATD; from the coding sequence GTGTCCGCGGGCGTGAGCGATGAGCAAGCGCTGGTCTTGGCCAGAGCAGGCACCACGGCATGGCATCTCCTCCGCACGTGCGCGCACCTCAGGCCAGACGAGTCGATCGTCGTGCACAACGCTGCGAGCGAGATCGGCGCGATAGCGGTGCAACTCGCGCGCAGCTTCGCCGCAGGCCGTGTGATCGCCACGGAGTCGAGCCAAGCCCGCCGGCGCAAGGCGCTCAAGCTCGGCGCCGACATCGCGGTCGAGTCCGATCGGGACGGTCTGGCCAACCGGCTGGTGCGCGCGAACGAGGGTGGACAGGTCGACGTCGTGCTCGACCCCGGAGGCATGCTCACGGCCTCCTCCGACGCGCTCGCGCCGTTCGGGCGGATCGTCTGTTTTGGCACTGACCAGGATGAATCCATCAAGCTGACCGGTCTGCTCAGCGGGTCGCGAGCCGTGATCGGCTTCCGCTTCGAACACACGCTGCAACGACCGGACATGATCGCCAGAGCGGTCAGTGAGCTTTTCGGGTTGACCTCGGCCGGGCGGTTGCGCCCGGTGGCCACCGACTAG